In the Sebastes fasciatus isolate fSebFas1 chromosome 12, fSebFas1.pri, whole genome shotgun sequence genome, ttgtctcaccCCACAGTCTGTAGTtaaacagcagagaggaggtggggaggagtagaggaggatgatgataaTGCAGCGCATCCTAACACATGGGACCCTGCGGCGGGTGGCAGCAGCACGCCTGTTACTGGTGGGCGTCACCATCCCTGAACCACCGGTAGCATTTTGTTGCTGTGTCCTCCGCCTGTCGCTGCCATCACCACCACCCACAGGCCGGCGCTGGCTGACAACCTCAGCCTCCAGCAAGGCGGCACATCAGCCGAAACACCAGCCGCCGCAAGAGGAACCACAGTCCAGCTCCACATCTCAAACACAGGAGGCCCAGAAAGGGGAGGCTGGGCCTGATCCTGTAGAGGTAGAAGTGGACCCCCTGCAGGACAAGTCCACTGGTCTGGTCCAGAGGTTTAAGAGGACCTTCAAACAGTACGGGAAGGTGTTGATCCCTGTACATCTCTTGACGTCCACAGTCTGGTTAGGAACCTTCTATTACGCTGCTATGAAGTGAGTCTTGTTGAGTTTATGGCTTTGTGTTATAGATCAGATTGACATT is a window encoding:
- the fam210ab gene encoding uncharacterized protein C18orf19 homolog B, with amino-acid sequence MMIMQRILTHGTLRRVAAARLLLVGVTIPEPPVAFCCCVLRLSLPSPPPTGRRWLTTSASSKAAHQPKHQPPQEEPQSSSTSQTQEAQKGEAGPDPVEVEVDPLQDKSTGLVQRFKRTFKQYGKVLIPVHLLTSTVWLGTFYYAAMKGVNVVPFLKMIGLPESLVGVLKDSTSGYALTAYAMYKVATPARYTVTLGGTSLSVQYLRKHGYLSTPPPVKEYIQDKMEETKDKLTEKMEETKERFSEKMEETKERLSEKMEETKDKLSEKLQETKDRVSEGKSFFRKKSD